In the genome of Chrysoperla carnea chromosome 5, inChrCarn1.1, whole genome shotgun sequence, the window TAAAATCTCGTATCACATTAAGTTGCGACGATGGAATCATATCTGgtgtatttttattagtttggcTTTTTGTGGCTAAAATTTTAGCTACTAGTACAGACAGTTTATCGAATCTCTCTAGCATGTCAAAGCAAGAATTCCATCTAGTGCTGACAGCTTGTATCAATGTCCACACCTCACCTTCTTTTTTTCCACATGATTCTTGTTCGGCTCGTAATTGGTCCATAGCATTGACTGACTGCTTAAAGAACGTCACAATGGTTTTGACGTGATCGGTAAGTGctgaaaattctttaatttctttaaGTACTCCATCAACAACAAGGTTTAAAACATGAGCCATGCAGGGAATCCGATGATTATCACCTAAAAACAATCGTACCGCTGATACTATATTTGCGCCACCATCAGTGGTAATTGATACAATTTTAGTTTTGTCAATTTCAAACTCTTCGCATATTTCTTTCCAACGTTCTTGAATGTACTGTCCAGTATGACCCTAAAAGTATATTTGTACAcagtaaaatgtaataattgtaaAGTACATCAAATATACCTGAGAAAGTTTTTGGGCGCATAAGTTCAGGCTCTGAATGACAGGCGATCCGTCTACGATGTCAATAAAGTGAACCGTCAATACTAAGAAACTTCTTGTAGAATTAGTAATTGTAAGTATGTCACTtgtgaaacataaaaaatttatctctttCAACCTTTTTATTATGACCTCCTTTGTAGTATTGTATCTGTTTTCTATTAAGTGAGTTACCTGAATGTAAAAAGTATCAATTATTTGATTAcaattaaatactaaaaatataaataagaacaaaagttatttagaGACAACCTTTTTTCTTGAAGGCAGTTTATAGAGAGGGCAAACTGTgcgaataaatttttgtagtcCCTTTTTTTCAACGCATGACAGTGGTAAATTGTCCTTGCATATCATTTAATGCATATCAAGTTAATGCTTGTGTAATTTCACTATGTTTTTGTCCACCttctgaaatataaaaattgtcttaagtaatatcatttaatataattgacaTTTACAACATTATctaagaaaaaaatagttttaaaacacaaatataaaaaagtcaCATTCACATCTAAACTAtcgatatatttacaaattgattGAGGAACATCACTGAAATTTGTTGTGAATCACTGTGTTTATCGGAATGTAtgaatgaatgttattttatcaaaactaagataaaagtatatatttttaaaaacagtgaCACTCAGATAATACTACCTTCAAAGCTTGAACTTCTCTCAAGACAGCTTAGTAATGTAGGTTGTATTTCTTGCATTGGCTTCCTTTTTTTCGCGGGTTGTTTGAAGAAATGGGTTTTTGGAGAATGTGTAGAATTTTCGCTTATCTCTTGTATTTGGGAATGGGAATCGTCATTAGATGTACTTGGTATTGATAAAGTAACCTGACAATAgtcaacagaaaaaaaataattacaaatcatAACCTATTTACAAAGTTTCTAACTATTGCAATTTTAGTTTGGATATTGAAACTTACATCAACACTGGTGTCATCAAAGTTTGCCGACGCAACATCTTTATCCGCATTGCTAGACTTTTCGGTTTCTTtcgatgaattttgtttttgtatgtcTACCATTTGTAAATAAGCAAAATGGTGCTTCGTTTTTAAATGTGTTGCTAAATTTGTAGTGTTTCCAcaagttttatatgttttaccGCACAAGTTGCAAGAAACAGGTTCTTTGttcgaactttttttaaagaacttCCATACAGCAGACATAATGTAAAACGtttaacttttaacataaatacCAGGACACAGAACAAGTAACCATGAGCTACGCTTAGTTTACACGTGACCCTACAACAAAATCAAATGAAGATgaacaaaacaaaacttaaCAACGTTCGTACCAACACACAACACTCTAAAATGCAGAAAGCAGAATGCCAATGCACTATGCAGTCACTCAGTCTGActgagtcagtcagtcagtcagtccaGTGCTGAGAGCAGTGATACCAACCAAACCAACAAGCAATGTCATTACATTATTGTCATTAGACTTAGACAAGCAAGTCATAGagtgtaatttttgtttgtgtttgaCTGTTTGAAGCAAAGAAAttaaaccatttaaaaatatatcgattttgatatctgaaaataaatatcgaaaattgatatATCGCGGGAAAAAATATCGCTAGTTTATAtcgatatttttctgaaaaaatatcgatattttgatatatcgatattttttgCCCAACCCTATGTCTTTCATCTAAGTGGTACACGCCCAAAGTTACGgaacaaaattcaatttcgaTGCCGACATGAGCAGTTACACCTAATATCAGTAATTTCTTATTTGTAAATCTGACCAAATATCActtgtaatgtaatgtaagaTTTTCTACacagtataatttgtttttcataactGTTGATAATGCATCATACTTTTCATCTAACCAGCGTGTCACAGAGGATCTGCTAGGAATCCTGTAGTGAGGTGCTGTAACTTTCAAAAGATTCTTGAAACCTTCATTTTTAGGTAATGAAAAAGGCTGATTGCCTTTACAGATCATGTACATTATCGCATTATTAATTCTTTTAGTTTTGTCATTAGTAGAAGTATATTGTAGTAGCCTGGATCAGGTCAGGGCGAAAAACATCCTAAAAACTgcataaatcaattatattattagttttaagtaataatactttaataatttaaataacctaatttagtaattataaataaatattattttgattgtttagcgtcagcaaaattaatatttaatatttacgtcacaatacttaatattttgacctaaaagttttatatttaaagtcaGCGCTAAATGATTAGAATCATACAGTAATTATTCAACTTGAAGATACAGTAATTATACAACTGTAACGATTGTAACATCGTTAAAACACTAAGCAAATTTCAATACCAGTTCTaactttgtataatatattctaACATAtcgaattaaaacaaatcataCGAAATATCAATAGCAGTATATCAGTATTTATTTTGGTAGACTTCGTATTCATCCTCAAGGATTCTCCAAGtctttccttataaaatattcaggCTGGTGGTAGCAGCATCTTCCTTGGACCAATTGAGTTACGTAACAATATGCGtatatttctccaaaactacttTCGATTGACCTCTGGCGTTTAAAAGGCAATtacctattataaataattttttgatcagtATGAGAATTGTTAGTACTTATCTCGCTAGTACCCATTGGCGACAACGTAGAAGTTGAATGCTACAGTTGTTAACGGTAGATGTTTGTTAACGGAAGATTTCGACATCGTTATCTGATCTTGTTTTGAAGAACTAGAGATAGGGTTTGACAAATCTGAATCTGTTGTAACATCAGCAGCagcagtatttttattttggaaaacttCCAGATAGACAGCTTTATGGATGTTTTTTATATGAGCCATTGCATGAGGTATTGCCAgcagtttaacattttttcatttttttcgtaatattgcCAAACAATACTTATTAGGTGCCAAGTTGAGATAAATCGTAATTTCTGAACAAAAAAGAGAACAGCGTGAGAAAGCCAAAGATTAACagtcccaaaaaaaaaattcactgacTATGTCCCATCCTTaataatcttgaaaataaaaacaaaactgccAATTAACCACAAGATAATTAAAACCTTTACCTTTGATAGCACTTTAAATTCACGCTATACTTATTGTATCGTAAACCTACGGTTCCTGAGGGTATTAAGTACTTACTGTATCGTAAACTGTAGTAAACAAAACAGTTTACAATTGTCACAGCTTGCTTCTTTTGTACAACTGAATAGTGGCCGTTTTTATGTATCTTTATGCACACGAACTTTATttacccattttgtaaactgtattaaattaaagattaaaCAAAACACACAACTTTTATTCGTAGGGCGCCACGGTACCCAGTGCACCAGGTTATTTTATTCAGGTGATACTGCGTATCCATCACAGACCATAGATAATACACTTAAGCTACAGACACATCATACAGATTGTAAATTACTACTAGTACTGCCCTCACGGAGAGAGAAGAGAAGAATTTCGTGTCTTTGCGTTTTGGTATTGCGAACAATTTAATTACAggtataatcattttataaaaaaaaaaataaatggaatGTGTGCTTAAATTCTCCCGATAATTAATATATCGAATGAAATATAGCGATTGTATGTATCGATACTGGATAATTCGATAATATCGGGTTATACAGTCACGATTCGGAGTCATTCGAATACGAACAATCTGGTTAGATTTCTTATTCTGTATTACAAACTATGTCTATTTTCAGTattcattgtttaaaatatttaaaaacgatAAATGAATTCTACTTAAATACGTCCACGATAAAATACAGGCCCGTGTGCACGGGTGGGGTTTTGGGTGTCAAAATTTCTCCCATTGAGAATCtgtccacataaattttgaattaacaatatagtcctgtaaatggTACCATTTATGAGACGCATTTCCACTGACGAATCAGATATCCATGCGTATTTTGAACTTGGTACATGCACATTCTATGACTTTGTATTTGAGTCGAGTAGTTCAAACAGAAAACCAGAATCTTGACAAAGCTGTCGAAGTGGCTGATGCTGCAAAACATATTTCGATTGAAAGAAGAGGAAACGCTGGAGAAGAGTTCAAAgttcaggaaaattttcaaaaccatcgcgtcataacagactcaacgctcgaatgtacagactgattcagttgaagattatagatggatttttgaatcatcgcaatattttctcaaattttgctTGTCACTTtctcaacaacaaaatttcttgaatttatCTCGTACAACATCAATTTCTGAGAAAGGTCGTCTTCTAGGTCTGCTAACTACAGTTTCTTCTTCGTCATCTTCTTCTTCATTGCCGTCTACGGAATCCGGGTCAATATCTTGATACATTATTCCAACAGTATCATGAAGAGTGTCTTTTCCATCCTTGGTTTCAACGAATCGGTCATAATTGTCATATGCCATACCTGCTACaagatttttatctttattaataaCATCTGGGCAT includes:
- the LOC123301386 gene encoding zinc finger BED domain-containing protein 4-like, with protein sequence MVDIQKQNSSKETEKSSNADKDVASANFDDTSVDVTHLIENRYNTTKEVIIKRLKEINFLCFTSDILTITNSTRSFLVLTVHFIDIVDGSPVIQSLNLCAQKLSQGHTGQYIQERWKEICEEFEIDKTKIVSITTDGGANIVSAVRLFLGDNHRIPCMAHVLNLVVDGVLKEIKEFSALTDHVKTIVTFFKQSVNAMDQLRAEQESCGKKEGEVWTLIQAVSTRWNSCFDMLERFDKLSVLVAKILATKSQTNKNTPDMIPSSQLNVIRDFIAILGPFKEATEKGPYYLPPDKLPLLEEHINELVDSGILFPCQSPYASPVFFVAKQSGGVRLCDDYRFLNTKIQFDPFSAYNAEVSELDTDESKVDSDSSHEGASTEEDSSDEGASTEEK